In Aristaeella hokkaidonensis, the following are encoded in one genomic region:
- a CDS encoding DUF3021 domain-containing protein, which yields MNKQLWNKALRRALIGMPIGLLISTVITIIISLCKGDGHYYAVVPALIEDCGSEINAVLIQFICSLLYGAVFAGATVIWETDWSLTKMTVVHLLVVALITLPIAYFMQWMKHSFTGFLTYIGIFLAIYAAIWIIEYNRMRKGVNDLNRKMKENV from the coding sequence ATGAATAAACAGCTCTGGAATAAAGCGCTGCGGCGCGCCCTGATCGGCATGCCCATCGGACTGCTGATCAGCACCGTGATTACCATTATCATTTCCCTGTGCAAGGGAGACGGACATTACTATGCGGTTGTTCCCGCACTGATTGAGGACTGCGGCTCCGAAATCAACGCCGTGCTGATCCAGTTTATCTGTTCCCTGCTGTACGGCGCGGTCTTCGCCGGTGCAACCGTAATCTGGGAAACAGACTGGAGCCTGACGAAGATGACCGTGGTTCACCTGCTGGTGGTTGCCCTCATCACCCTGCCGATCGCTTACTTCATGCAGTGGATGAAGCACAGCTTCACCGGATTCCTGACCTACATCGGCATCTTCCTGGCGATCTACGCGGCCATCTGGATTATTGAGTACAACCGTATGCGCAAAGGCGTCAACGACCTGAACCGGAAAATGAAAGAGAACGTATGA
- a CDS encoding cysteine hydrolase family protein yields MTRMMKACSVFLCAMLTVVFYLASAGEGAEQAGGDLLLVIDMQNAYTAEGPWTCPNMARATEQIIALIESGRFSEVVFTRFDAPQDPVGTWKDYNVINREVNEDEWMNEMVPELAPYLTQYSVFSKSTYSSMTVPEIREAAEQCTARGGSVVLTGVVSECCVLSTAFEAIDLGCPVIYITDACAGCSDDLEAAVVSVLAGLDYVQTTILDTAAYLEKAAAE; encoded by the coding sequence ATGACAAGAATGATGAAAGCATGCAGTGTTTTCCTTTGCGCAATGTTGACAGTTGTTTTTTACTTAGCCTCTGCAGGTGAGGGTGCGGAACAGGCCGGCGGTGATCTGCTGCTGGTGATTGACATGCAGAACGCCTATACGGCGGAGGGTCCCTGGACCTGCCCCAACATGGCCCGGGCAACGGAACAGATTATTGCCCTGATTGAATCCGGCCGGTTTTCGGAGGTTGTTTTTACCCGCTTTGACGCGCCGCAGGATCCAGTCGGCACCTGGAAGGACTATAACGTCATCAACCGGGAGGTCAATGAAGACGAATGGATGAACGAGATGGTTCCTGAGCTGGCACCCTACCTTACACAGTATTCCGTCTTCTCCAAGTCCACATACTCGTCCATGACGGTTCCGGAAATCCGGGAGGCAGCGGAGCAGTGCACCGCACGCGGCGGCTCTGTTGTGCTGACGGGAGTGGTCAGCGAGTGCTGTGTCCTGTCCACCGCCTTTGAGGCAATCGATCTGGGATGCCCGGTGATTTATATCACAGACGCCTGCGCCGGTTGCAGTGATGACCTGGAAGCGGCGGTTGTCAGTGTGCTGGCCGGCCTGGATTATGTGCAGACCACGATCCTGGATACTGCCGCATACCTGGAAAAAGCGGCAGCGGAATAA
- a CDS encoding MalY/PatB family protein: MKYDFTTLPDRRGTNAIALDDIGHEGAPGAPKEGFDAIPMWVADMNFATCPAIQEEIIRRVQHPAFGYFNISDKYYQSIIRWQEKRNGVTGLEKKHIGYENGVLGGVISTLNVLCSRGDPVLIQTPHYIGFTHALQYNGYRLVHNPLVRDADGIWRMDYEDMEKKIVENKIHAAIFCAPHNPCGRIWEPEEIRKAMEIFEKHDVWVVSDEIWSDLTLNGHKHTPVQSVSEYARNHTAAFYAPSKTFNLAGLVGSYHIIYNDWLRDRQAKASTMSDYNNMNVLSMHALLGAYSPEGEEWVDELRETLSGNINFACDFIRNYFPGVTLMKPEGTYMLFLDCEEWCKAHNLTIDELLVLGTDVGVAWQPGWLFNGPWSIRMNLALPLQKVQEAFNRLKQYVFRT, encoded by the coding sequence ATGAAATACGATTTCACCACCCTTCCCGACCGCCGCGGAACAAACGCCATTGCCCTGGACGACATCGGCCATGAAGGCGCCCCCGGCGCGCCGAAGGAAGGCTTTGACGCCATCCCCATGTGGGTGGCAGACATGAACTTTGCCACCTGCCCCGCGATTCAGGAAGAGATTATCCGCCGGGTGCAGCACCCGGCCTTCGGATACTTCAATATTTCAGATAAATATTACCAGTCCATCATCCGCTGGCAGGAAAAACGTAACGGCGTTACCGGCCTGGAAAAGAAACATATCGGCTACGAGAACGGCGTGCTGGGCGGCGTCATCTCCACCCTGAATGTGCTTTGTTCCCGCGGAGACCCGGTGCTGATCCAGACGCCCCACTACATCGGTTTCACCCATGCCTTGCAGTATAACGGTTACCGGCTGGTGCACAACCCGCTGGTCAGGGATGCGGACGGCATCTGGCGTATGGACTATGAGGACATGGAAAAGAAAATCGTGGAGAACAAAATCCACGCGGCCATTTTCTGTGCTCCCCACAATCCCTGCGGCCGGATCTGGGAGCCTGAGGAAATCAGGAAGGCCATGGAGATCTTCGAGAAACATGACGTATGGGTGGTCTCGGATGAAATCTGGTCTGACCTGACTCTCAACGGACATAAGCACACTCCTGTTCAGTCAGTCTCCGAATATGCCCGGAACCACACCGCCGCCTTCTACGCCCCCTCCAAGACCTTCAACCTGGCCGGCCTGGTAGGCAGCTACCACATCATCTATAACGACTGGCTCCGGGATCGCCAGGCCAAGGCGTCCACCATGAGCGACTATAACAATATGAACGTCCTTTCCATGCATGCGCTCCTCGGCGCCTACAGTCCTGAGGGTGAGGAATGGGTGGATGAGCTCCGTGAGACCCTGAGCGGTAACATCAACTTCGCCTGTGACTTTATCCGGAATTACTTCCCGGGTGTCACACTCATGAAGCCGGAGGGTACCTATATGCTCTTCCTGGACTGCGAGGAATGGTGCAAAGCCCATAACCTGACCATTGATGAACTGCTGGTTCTGGGAACTGACGTGGGCGTCGCCTGGCAGCCCGGCTGGCTGTTCAACGGTCCCTGGAGCATCCGGATGAACCTGGCCCTCCCCCTGCAAAAAGTACAGGAAGCCTTTAACCGCCTGAAGCAGTACGTATTCCGGACATGA
- a CDS encoding GNAT family N-acetyltransferase, producing the protein MEKELQIRPVSDSDAEFLYQLMNCPSLLERLNEVPTTRQDWTDAISEWLKDEDEEDYIVLAGDTPMGWLGVNGLRGGNGIAYLKMAAFLPEYQGRGYGTCSIRVVLDNLKRKGIEQVFLYTDSDNAPAQACYRKCGFKVVESLTETLSNGKDVDRVKMVSCLK; encoded by the coding sequence TTGGAGAAAGAACTTCAGATCAGGCCGGTGAGCGATTCCGACGCGGAATTCCTGTATCAGCTGATGAACTGCCCATCCCTGCTGGAGCGGCTGAACGAGGTCCCGACCACCCGGCAGGACTGGACAGACGCTATCAGCGAGTGGCTGAAGGACGAGGATGAGGAAGACTATATTGTGCTGGCCGGAGACACGCCGATGGGCTGGCTGGGCGTCAACGGCCTGCGGGGAGGGAACGGCATCGCATACCTGAAGATGGCGGCCTTCCTGCCGGAATACCAGGGAAGGGGGTACGGAACCTGTTCCATCCGGGTGGTGCTGGACAACCTGAAGCGGAAGGGCATTGAGCAGGTATTTCTGTATACCGACAGCGACAATGCGCCCGCCCAGGCCTGTTACCGGAAATGCGGGTTCAAAGTCGTCGAATCCCTGACGGAAACCTTGTCCAACGGCAAAGACGTGGACAGGGTGAAAATGGTATCCTGCCTGAAATAA
- a CDS encoding GGDEF domain-containing protein, producing the protein MSYSTTGLLALLVHVIVNYDVIRNAHYQKGTPAADSYRGMILAVILFYIADILWGIFYDARLITLTTADTVFYFLAMAATVFMWTRYVFLYLKLNGKLMQLLSIAGWMFLVLVALVLFLNIFAPLMFWFDPAGNYHGGMMRSILLGLQVLMFLSTSVYVFVVAHKAEKVIKRHYKAIGSFGLTMTVMVSLQILYPLLPMYSMGCLLSVCILHTFVVGDMKEDRRRELEEMLAREQRQKLELGSARHLAYTDSLTGVKNTHAYVETEKHLDERIAEGSIREFGVVVFDMNGLKQVNDTQGHEAGDRYIQEACRMICRQFQHSPVYRIGGDEFVALLEGEDYRNRKILISAFETHVEMNMHSGKAVVASGLAIFRPGQDNSYRRVFERADQRMYDRKGALKAM; encoded by the coding sequence ATGTCCTACTCGACGACCGGCCTGCTGGCCTTGCTTGTTCACGTAATTGTTAACTACGACGTAATCCGAAATGCTCACTACCAGAAGGGCACCCCCGCCGCGGATTCCTACCGCGGCATGATCCTGGCAGTGATTCTGTTTTACATAGCTGATATTCTCTGGGGCATCTTCTATGATGCCCGTCTTATCACGCTTACAACCGCGGATACGGTATTTTATTTCCTGGCTATGGCCGCCACCGTATTCATGTGGACCCGGTATGTGTTCCTCTACCTGAAGCTGAACGGCAAGCTGATGCAGCTGCTTTCCATTGCGGGATGGATGTTCCTGGTACTGGTTGCCCTGGTGCTGTTCCTGAACATATTCGCACCACTGATGTTCTGGTTTGATCCCGCGGGCAACTATCACGGAGGCATGATGCGCAGCATCCTGCTGGGGCTTCAGGTGCTGATGTTCCTGTCCACCTCAGTGTATGTATTCGTTGTTGCCCACAAGGCTGAAAAAGTGATCAAACGCCATTACAAGGCCATCGGATCCTTCGGACTCACGATGACCGTGATGGTATCACTCCAGATCCTCTATCCCCTGCTTCCCATGTATTCCATGGGCTGTCTGCTGAGCGTCTGCATCCTGCACACCTTCGTTGTAGGCGACATGAAAGAAGACCGCCGGCGGGAACTGGAGGAAATGCTGGCCCGGGAGCAGCGCCAGAAGCTGGAGCTCGGCTCCGCCAGGCACCTGGCCTATACAGATTCTCTGACCGGTGTGAAAAACACCCACGCCTATGTTGAAACAGAGAAACACCTGGACGAGCGGATTGCTGAAGGCAGCATCCGGGAATTCGGTGTGGTCGTGTTTGACATGAACGGGCTGAAGCAGGTGAACGACACCCAGGGTCATGAAGCTGGTGACCGGTACATCCAGGAAGCGTGCAGGATGATCTGCAGGCAGTTTCAGCACAGCCCCGTATACCGCATCGGCGGAGATGAGTTTGTGGCCCTGCTGGAAGGTGAGGATTACCGGAACCGCAAGATCCTGATCTCCGCTTTTGAAACCCACGTGGAGATGAACATGCACTCCGGAAAGGCTGTGGTGGCCAGCGGGCTTGCCATCTTCCGTCCTGGCCAGGACAACAGCTACCGCCGCGTGTTTGAGCGGGCCGACCAGCGGATGTACGACCGCAAAGGCGCCCTGAAGGCAATGTAA
- a CDS encoding LytTR family DNA-binding domain-containing protein, with the protein MQVEVRIDPSVTEPKVIVMANELTEEVNALVQALSESEPKMIAGFREDTVTVLDEKDILRIYAANGKVYAVLPTGEYLLRLRLYEAEERLKSSRFVRISNSEIINLKKVRSFDLSFTGTICVILADGSKTYVSRRYVSKIKEVLGI; encoded by the coding sequence GTGCAGGTTGAAGTCAGAATCGATCCATCGGTCACAGAACCAAAGGTGATTGTCATGGCAAATGAGCTCACGGAGGAAGTCAATGCCCTGGTACAGGCATTGTCTGAATCCGAGCCAAAGATGATCGCCGGTTTCCGTGAGGACACTGTCACCGTCCTGGATGAGAAGGATATCCTCAGGATTTATGCCGCGAACGGCAAGGTATATGCAGTGCTGCCCACGGGCGAATACCTGCTCCGGCTTCGCTTATACGAAGCGGAAGAGCGGCTGAAGTCCTCGCGGTTTGTGCGGATTTCCAACTCGGAAATCATCAACCTGAAAAAGGTCAGGAGCTTTGACCTGAGCTTTACCGGCACAATCTGCGTCATACTGGCTGACGGAAGCAAAACCTACGTTTCAAGACGTTATGTATCAAAAATCAAGGAGGTATTGGGCATATGA
- a CDS encoding TIGR04076 family protein, producing the protein MSYTDRKVKVTVVESHCPKYKVGDVICFEGSEIDKEHSDRICMVAMNALYPFIYAFRRGGNLRNGPYQCTDCGETVKFTVENMD; encoded by the coding sequence ATGAGTTATACAGACCGGAAAGTCAAAGTTACGGTGGTTGAAAGCCACTGCCCCAAATACAAGGTAGGCGACGTGATCTGCTTCGAAGGAAGCGAGATCGACAAGGAACACAGCGACAGAATCTGCATGGTTGCAATGAACGCGCTGTATCCGTTTATTTACGCGTTCCGGCGGGGCGGCAACCTGAGAAACGGTCCGTATCAGTGCACGGACTGCGGTGAAACGGTCAAGTTCACGGTTGAAAACATGGACTGA
- the greA gene encoding transcription elongation factor GreA — translation MPEGTILTESGLKKLEEELDYLVSVRRNEISEQIAVARGFGDLSENAEYDEAKKEQAKVEEQITRLQATIRTATVVADDDITTEKVSIGTVVKVKDLDDGETYEYAIVGANEADPMENKISNESPVGAGLIGMKKNQTATIVIPAGTLRYKILSIRKD, via the coding sequence ATGCCTGAAGGAACGATCCTGACCGAAAGCGGTCTGAAGAAACTGGAAGAGGAACTGGACTATCTTGTTTCCGTCCGCCGGAATGAGATCAGCGAGCAGATTGCCGTTGCCCGCGGATTCGGCGACCTGAGCGAGAATGCCGAATATGACGAGGCGAAGAAGGAACAGGCCAAGGTGGAAGAGCAGATTACCCGCCTGCAGGCTACCATCCGGACCGCCACTGTTGTTGCGGATGATGACATCACCACCGAGAAGGTGTCCATCGGTACCGTCGTAAAGGTGAAAGACCTGGATGACGGCGAGACCTATGAATATGCTATCGTCGGTGCGAACGAAGCGGATCCCATGGAGAACAAGATCTCCAATGAGAGCCCCGTGGGCGCGGGCCTGATCGGCATGAAGAAGAACCAGACCGCCACCATCGTGATCCCCGCCGGTACGCTCCGGTACAAGATCCTGTCCATTCGCAAGGACTAA
- a CDS encoding DNA-3-methyladenine glycosylase I yields MGNCDWGFTFEAMKVYHDTEWGVPVHDDRKMFEHLMMEAMQCGLSWSLMLKKREIFRACFDRFDYDKIAAYDEADVERILNTEGMIRSRQKIEAVINNARCFQKIRAEHGSFCDWLWKHTGGKTVLYIGHESKGIPARNGLSDEIAKELKQYGFKYMGSITVYAHLQACGIVNDHDQNCPCYQRINAINPTVRKRRDREG; encoded by the coding sequence ATGGGAAACTGCGACTGGGGATTCACCTTTGAGGCAATGAAGGTTTACCACGATACGGAATGGGGTGTGCCGGTGCACGACGACCGGAAGATGTTTGAACACCTGATGATGGAGGCCATGCAGTGCGGCCTGTCCTGGTCCCTCATGCTCAAAAAGAGAGAAATCTTCCGCGCCTGTTTTGACAGATTTGATTATGATAAGATCGCAGCCTATGACGAGGCGGACGTGGAACGCATCCTGAATACGGAGGGCATGATCCGATCCCGCCAGAAGATTGAGGCGGTGATCAACAATGCCCGGTGTTTTCAGAAGATCCGGGCGGAACATGGCAGCTTCTGCGACTGGCTGTGGAAGCATACAGGCGGAAAGACGGTTCTGTATATAGGCCATGAAAGCAAGGGCATCCCGGCAAGGAACGGCCTGTCAGACGAGATCGCGAAGGAACTGAAGCAATACGGCTTCAAGTATATGGGCAGTATAACGGTTTATGCCCACCTGCAGGCCTGCGGCATCGTGAATGACCATGATCAGAACTGCCCCTGCTATCAGCGGATCAACGCGATCAATCCCACCGTGCGGAAGCGCAGGGACCGGGAAGGATAA
- a CDS encoding MarR family winged helix-turn-helix transcriptional regulator yields the protein MNYDEAMEMGKAEFGQMPPQAFLLGLLSAFDNRYQASADSFMKEITWKQFFAIICIKLCKEPPTLNDLADIMGSSHQNVKQILLKLERKGFVSTTTDGKDRRKQRVVLTDQCREFCEKNDAPSQAIIGRIFEGIEESKLITTIETIMAMERNVCKL from the coding sequence ATGAATTATGATGAAGCGATGGAAATGGGCAAGGCAGAGTTCGGGCAGATGCCTCCACAGGCGTTCCTGCTGGGCCTGCTGAGCGCCTTTGATAACCGGTACCAGGCTTCCGCGGACAGCTTTATGAAGGAGATCACCTGGAAGCAGTTCTTTGCCATCATCTGCATCAAGCTGTGTAAAGAGCCGCCCACGCTGAATGATCTTGCGGACATTATGGGCAGCTCCCACCAGAACGTGAAGCAGATCCTGCTGAAGCTGGAGCGTAAGGGCTTTGTCTCCACGACAACGGACGGGAAGGACCGGCGGAAGCAGCGGGTTGTGCTCACGGATCAGTGCCGCGAGTTCTGCGAGAAAAACGACGCGCCCAGCCAGGCAATCATCGGCCGCATTTTTGAAGGCATTGAAGAAAGCAAACTGATAACCACCATAGAAACAATCATGGCAATGGAAAGGAATGTATGCAAACTATGA
- the lysS gene encoding lysine--tRNA ligase, which translates to MADMEVQNLNELLQIRRDKLAELQEAGRDPFVITKYDVTHHSSDIRDNYDELEGKEVAIAGRMMSKRVMGKASFCNIQDLKGGIQCYVARDSIGEDPYKDFKKMDIGDIVGLKGQVFKTKTGEISIHASELTLLSKSLQILPEKYHGLTNTDMRYRQRYVDLIMNPEVKDTFIKRSKIISTIRRYLDGQGFMEVETPMLVANAGGAAARPFETHFNALDEDFKLRISLELYLKRLIVGGLERVYEIGRVFRNEGLDTRHNPEFTLMELYQAYTDYHGMMDLTENMFRYVAQEVLGSTKIVYNGIEMDLGKPFARITMVDAVKQYAGVDFNEIHTVEEARAAAKAHNVAYEERHGKGDILNLFFEEFCEEHMVQPTFVMDHPIEISPLTKMKPGNPDYVERFEFFMNGWEMANAYSELNDPIDQRRRFAKQEEQFAAGDEEANHTDEDFLNALEIGMPPTGGIGFGIDRMCMLLTDAAAIRDVLLFPTMKSQGAAKNEANNAAQAAAKEAREAEKIDFSKVEIEPLFADFVDFDTFSKSDFRAVKVLACEAVKKSKKLLQFTLDDGSGTPRTILSGIHAYYEPEELVGKTCIAITNLPPRPMMGIESCGMLLSAVHNEEGEEKLHLLMVDPHIPAGAKLY; encoded by the coding sequence ATGGCAGATATGGAAGTTCAGAACCTGAACGAACTCCTCCAGATCCGCAGGGACAAGCTGGCGGAACTGCAGGAAGCGGGCAGGGATCCCTTTGTCATCACCAAGTATGACGTGACGCATCACAGCAGTGATATCCGGGACAATTATGACGAGCTGGAAGGCAAAGAAGTTGCCATCGCCGGCCGGATGATGTCCAAACGCGTCATGGGTAAAGCTTCCTTCTGCAACATTCAGGATCTGAAGGGCGGCATCCAGTGCTATGTGGCCCGGGATTCCATTGGTGAAGATCCCTACAAGGACTTCAAGAAGATGGACATCGGCGATATCGTCGGCCTGAAGGGTCAGGTTTTCAAGACCAAGACCGGAGAAATCTCCATCCATGCCAGCGAGCTGACCCTGCTGAGCAAGAGCCTGCAGATCCTGCCGGAGAAGTATCACGGCCTGACCAATACCGATATGCGTTACCGCCAGCGGTATGTGGACCTGATCATGAATCCGGAAGTGAAGGATACCTTCATCAAGCGGTCCAAGATCATCAGCACCATCCGCCGTTACCTGGACGGCCAGGGCTTCATGGAAGTAGAAACGCCCATGCTGGTTGCCAATGCCGGCGGCGCCGCTGCCCGTCCCTTTGAAACGCACTTCAACGCGCTGGATGAAGACTTCAAACTGCGCATCTCCCTGGAGCTGTACCTGAAGCGCCTGATCGTCGGCGGCCTGGAGCGGGTCTACGAGATCGGCCGTGTTTTCCGGAATGAAGGCCTGGATACCCGCCACAATCCGGAATTCACCCTCATGGAACTGTATCAGGCCTATACCGATTATCACGGCATGATGGACCTGACCGAGAATATGTTCCGCTATGTGGCCCAGGAAGTGCTGGGATCCACGAAGATTGTGTATAACGGCATCGAAATGGACCTGGGCAAGCCTTTTGCCCGGATCACCATGGTGGATGCAGTGAAGCAGTACGCCGGTGTGGACTTCAATGAGATCCACACGGTGGAGGAAGCCCGGGCTGCCGCAAAGGCGCACAACGTGGCTTATGAAGAACGCCACGGCAAAGGTGATATTCTGAACCTCTTCTTCGAAGAGTTCTGTGAAGAGCATATGGTTCAGCCCACCTTCGTCATGGATCACCCGATCGAGATTTCTCCCCTGACCAAGATGAAGCCCGGCAATCCGGACTATGTGGAACGCTTCGAGTTCTTCATGAACGGCTGGGAGATGGCCAACGCTTATTCCGAGCTGAACGATCCCATTGACCAGCGCCGCCGCTTTGCCAAGCAGGAAGAACAGTTTGCCGCCGGCGATGAGGAAGCCAACCACACGGATGAAGACTTCCTGAACGCGCTGGAAATCGGTATGCCGCCTACCGGCGGTATCGGCTTCGGTATCGACCGGATGTGCATGCTGCTGACGGACGCTGCCGCAATCCGTGATGTGCTGCTCTTCCCGACAATGAAGAGCCAGGGCGCCGCGAAGAACGAGGCGAACAACGCCGCCCAGGCTGCCGCGAAGGAAGCCAGGGAAGCCGAGAAGATCGACTTCTCCAAGGTGGAGATCGAGCCGCTGTTTGCTGATTTCGTCGACTTTGATACCTTCTCCAAGAGCGATTTCCGCGCGGTGAAGGTGCTGGCCTGCGAAGCGGTGAAGAAATCCAAGAAGCTGCTCCAGTTCACCCTGGATGACGGCAGCGGCACGCCCCGCACCATCCTCTCCGGCATCCATGCCTACTATGAGCCGGAAGAACTGGTCGGCAAGACCTGCATCGCCATCACGAACCTGCCGCCCCGCCCCATGATGGGCATCGAAAGCTGCGGCATGCTGCTCTCCGCCGTGCACAACGAGGAAGGCGAGGAGAAGCTGCACCTGCTGATGGTGGATCCCCATATCCCGGCCGGCGCCAAGCTCTACTGA
- a CDS encoding metallophosphoesterase — MKRVLTEYTFRTDRVDRPLRLAVASDIHSSAFDDVLEEFGRCDAVLVPGDLVDRHRKNNRNALRFLEVAPDYAPVFLSIGNHERKYKHREEFLQRVRESRVNLLDNESTGFHGIRLGGLSSVRGDVPDKAFLDRFEKEEGYRLLMCHHPEMYRDYVSGRNIDLTLCGHAHGGQIQIAGHGLYAPGQGLFPKLTHGLYDSGKMLLSRGMTNGAKPRIPRIGNPCELIILNITPA, encoded by the coding sequence ATGAAAAGAGTGCTGACCGAATATACCTTCCGCACGGACCGGGTTGACCGGCCGCTGCGCCTGGCTGTGGCTTCAGACATCCACAGCTCGGCTTTTGACGATGTGCTGGAGGAGTTCGGACGCTGCGACGCGGTGCTGGTTCCGGGCGACCTGGTGGACCGCCACCGGAAGAACAATCGCAATGCCCTGCGGTTCCTGGAGGTGGCGCCGGATTATGCCCCAGTGTTCCTGTCCATCGGGAATCACGAACGGAAGTACAAACACCGGGAAGAATTCCTGCAGCGGGTGCGGGAAAGCCGGGTGAACCTGCTGGACAACGAAAGTACAGGCTTTCACGGTATTCGGCTCGGCGGCCTTTCCAGCGTCCGGGGCGATGTACCGGACAAAGCCTTCCTGGACCGGTTTGAAAAGGAGGAGGGGTATCGCCTCCTGATGTGCCATCATCCGGAGATGTACCGGGACTATGTATCCGGCCGGAATATTGACCTGACTCTCTGCGGTCATGCTCACGGAGGTCAGATCCAGATCGCGGGTCACGGCCTGTATGCGCCGGGGCAGGGCTTGTTTCCGAAGCTTACCCACGGCCTGTATGACAGCGGGAAGATGCTTTTGTCCCGGGGCATGACCAACGGCGCCAAGCCGCGGATTCCCCGCATCGGCAACCCCTGTGAACTGATTATCCTGAACATCACCCCCGCGTGA
- a CDS encoding helix-turn-helix domain-containing protein, with translation MFAEKIRELRQSRNLSEAALDEIFGLMRGTVSNWEHGFSVPDEELIDDIADYFKVKRSELIGA, from the coding sequence ATGTTTGCCGAGAAGATCAGGGAATTAAGACAGTCCCGCAATTTGAGTGAAGCTGCGCTGGATGAAATCTTCGGTCTGATGCGCGGCACCGTGTCCAACTGGGAACACGGGTTTTCTGTTCCGGATGAGGAGCTGATAGACGACATTGCCGACTACTTCAAGGTCAAGCGGTCCGAGCTGATCGGTGCCTGA
- a CDS encoding flavodoxin family protein, translated as MKTIVIYTSQTGFTKRYAEWIAERMNADILDLKEAKKKENSFFDGYDAIVYGGWCMAGKVAKSSWYLGKAPGWKGKKLAVFAVGCSPDGTPEVAEALKQLLTEEQRQYIKAFYCQGGINYERMSVPYRMAMKLFAKSLKNRKNATAKEKEMGEFIAQNHDLADIRYIEPIVAYLEA; from the coding sequence ATGAAAACAATTGTGATCTACACTTCCCAGACAGGCTTTACAAAACGGTATGCAGAATGGATTGCGGAAAGAATGAACGCGGACATCCTGGACCTGAAGGAAGCAAAGAAGAAGGAGAACAGCTTCTTCGACGGATATGACGCCATCGTTTACGGCGGATGGTGCATGGCAGGGAAAGTGGCGAAGTCTTCCTGGTACCTGGGCAAAGCTCCCGGCTGGAAAGGAAAGAAACTGGCTGTTTTCGCTGTCGGCTGCAGCCCGGACGGCACACCGGAGGTGGCGGAAGCCCTGAAGCAGCTTCTGACGGAGGAACAGCGGCAGTATATCAAAGCGTTCTACTGCCAGGGCGGTATCAATTATGAACGGATGAGCGTTCCGTACAGGATGGCCATGAAACTGTTCGCAAAGTCCCTGAAGAACAGGAAGAACGCGACAGCCAAGGAAAAGGAAATGGGAGAATTCATTGCGCAAAACCATGACCTGGCGGATATCCGGTATATTGAACCAATCGTCGCTTACCTGGAAGCATAA
- a CDS encoding leucine-rich repeat domain-containing protein codes for MKTRKFALIACLLCAVLLALFFVLHDKGRAPSAGEGSCGKNLSWKLEQGTLTISGTGSMDNYSEIHRTKYGGQPDSASIGTNSPWDLEDIKHVVVQDGVTSIGYCAFSGHPELLSVRLPDTVTQIGTLAFHNCAALKDLNLPDSVERIGKDAFQNCLDLKSVTVGRGSYAEQYCKENGMECRYEE; via the coding sequence ATGAAAACACGGAAGTTTGCCCTGATTGCCTGTCTGCTGTGCGCGGTACTGCTGGCCCTGTTTTTTGTACTCCACGACAAGGGACGAGCTCCGTCTGCCGGCGAGGGAAGCTGCGGCAAAAATCTGTCCTGGAAGCTTGAACAGGGAACGCTGACCATTTCCGGAACCGGATCAATGGACAATTACAGCGAGATCCATCGCACCAAATACGGCGGCCAGCCGGACAGCGCTTCCATCGGTACAAACAGCCCCTGGGACCTGGAAGATATAAAACATGTTGTGGTTCAGGACGGGGTCACCTCCATCGGATACTGCGCTTTTTCCGGCCATCCGGAGCTGCTCAGCGTCCGGCTGCCGGATACGGTGACCCAGATCGGCACCCTGGCTTTTCACAACTGTGCCGCGCTGAAAGACCTGAACCTGCCAGATTCGGTGGAGCGGATCGGGAAAGATGCGTTCCAGAACTGCCTTGACCTGAAAAGCGTTACGGTGGGCAGGGGAAGCTATGCGGAACAGTATTGCAAGGAAAACGGCATGGAATGCAGGTATGAGGAATGA